A single window of Cytobacillus dafuensis DNA harbors:
- a CDS encoding flavodoxin family protein, protein MKIATFIGSSRTESNSELLADTVLKGIKHQKVYIKDLTIQPINDLRHTKTGFQTVDDDYDQVIKAFMENDVIIFATPIYWYSMSGIMKNMIDRLSHAIRVERYPQFKEHLKKVEAIVLAVGGDEPRIKGLPLIQQFQYTFDFLNMRFSSYILGEANQPGDILKDSQALSQAELLNKRLKFSHNTFK, encoded by the coding sequence ATGAAAATCGCTACATTTATAGGTAGCTCAAGAACAGAAAGTAACAGTGAATTACTTGCAGATACGGTCTTGAAAGGGATAAAACATCAAAAGGTATATATAAAGGACTTAACTATTCAACCAATTAATGATTTACGTCATACAAAAACAGGATTTCAAACAGTAGATGATGATTATGATCAAGTAATCAAGGCATTTATGGAAAACGATGTGATTATCTTTGCTACGCCCATATACTGGTACAGTATGTCAGGCATAATGAAAAACATGATTGATCGACTTAGTCACGCCATACGTGTTGAAAGGTATCCACAGTTTAAAGAACATTTAAAGAAAGTGGAAGCAATTGTTCTAGCTGTAGGTGGTGACGAACCAAGAATTAAAGGGCTCCCTCTTATTCAGCAATTCCAATATACTTTCGATTTTTTAAATATGAGGTTTTCATCTTATATTTTAGGTGAAGCCAATCAGCCTGGTGACATCCTAAAGGATAGTCAGGCTTTATCGCAAGCTGAGCTATTAAATAAAAGACTTAAATTCTCGCATAACACTTTTAAATAA
- a CDS encoding LysR family transcriptional regulator — translation MEIKHLHTFLTATKTLNFTQTAKILDYAQSSITAQIKSLEEELGMPLFERLGKRIYLTEAGNQLKQYAQKMLDLDQEMRQVLAGQNESNVVLTIGAQESQCSYRLPVILQSFKQRHPQVRLIFKPVHTKDIAKDLLQSGTLDLAFITDTFKEMPTLHKEMLIEEDLVFIASPWHHLAKKNPVTAEEIGQETILLTEKGCSYRTQFEHRIQFEGVHPEHIIEFASIEAIKQCVMAGLGISLLPKMAVEKELDRGSIIEIPTSIDLESVFTEIAWHKDKYIPSYLEDFIQISRDQYKVFNEKTSNKK, via the coding sequence TTGGAAATTAAACATTTGCATACGTTTTTAACTGCAACGAAAACCTTGAACTTTACTCAAACTGCTAAAATACTAGATTATGCACAATCAAGTATTACTGCTCAAATTAAGTCACTAGAAGAAGAGTTAGGAATGCCATTATTCGAGCGGCTTGGGAAACGCATCTACTTAACAGAAGCAGGCAATCAGCTGAAACAATACGCGCAAAAGATGCTTGATCTTGACCAGGAGATGAGGCAAGTGTTAGCTGGTCAAAATGAGTCCAATGTAGTTTTAACGATTGGTGCACAGGAAAGCCAATGTTCATATCGACTTCCAGTTATTTTGCAATCATTTAAACAACGTCACCCACAGGTCAGACTGATTTTTAAACCTGTTCATACGAAAGATATCGCAAAGGATTTACTGCAATCAGGCACTCTCGACTTAGCTTTCATCACCGACACCTTTAAAGAGATGCCTACGCTTCATAAAGAAATGTTAATTGAGGAAGACTTAGTATTCATAGCATCTCCTTGGCATCATTTAGCGAAAAAAAATCCCGTAACCGCAGAAGAAATCGGACAAGAAACGATCCTGTTAACAGAAAAGGGCTGCTCCTATCGAACTCAGTTTGAGCATAGAATTCAATTTGAAGGTGTTCATCCAGAACATATTATTGAATTTGCTAGTATAGAAGCCATCAAACAATGTGTGATGGCCGGATTAGGTATTTCCCTTTTACCTAAAATGGCGGTAGAAAAAGAACTTGATCGGGGTAGTATTATCGAAATACCCACATCTATCGATTTAGAATCGGTATTCACAGAGATTGCTTGGCATAAAGACAAGTATATTCCCTCTTATCTTGAGGATTTTATCCAAATATCACGAGATCAATATAAAGTTTTCAACGAGAAAACGAGTAATAAAAAATGA
- a CDS encoding helix-turn-helix transcriptional regulator, which produces MRADRLLSILLLLQNRGKLTTNELAEELEVTGRTIHRDMDALSAAGIPIVAERGKSGGWRLLEQYRTNLTGLKANELKSLLISPSFQLLTDLGLTKDWQEARQKILASIPSTLQKNSHDIWNRVHVDTTAWRQSPEKIESFKILQQAIWDERKLQIKYERADGECIERVVSPFGLVAKGSTWYLIASANEKIRNYRASRIKFVSLTDELFSRPNDFDLTQYWNDSTKEFIKSLPKYEVDVEVSSSIVPRIKFTGRFVQIIKMDSPSDNGWIPAKLCFDTEQEASEFILGFGDQIKVIRPNSLKKSIYGMAKRIVDFYERED; this is translated from the coding sequence ATGCGTGCGGATCGACTACTCTCAATATTACTGTTGCTTCAAAATAGAGGCAAATTAACAACCAATGAATTGGCCGAAGAATTAGAGGTGACTGGACGTACCATTCATCGAGATATGGATGCATTGAGTGCAGCAGGTATTCCTATTGTAGCTGAACGGGGAAAATCTGGCGGGTGGAGATTACTTGAACAATATCGGACAAATTTAACAGGTTTAAAAGCCAATGAATTAAAATCTTTGCTTATTTCACCTTCATTTCAATTACTTACTGATCTAGGTTTAACAAAAGATTGGCAGGAAGCACGTCAAAAAATTCTCGCTTCGATTCCGAGCACCTTGCAGAAAAATTCCCATGATATTTGGAATCGAGTTCATGTTGATACAACCGCATGGAGACAGTCACCTGAAAAAATTGAGTCATTTAAAATTTTGCAACAAGCCATTTGGGATGAAAGAAAACTACAAATTAAATATGAACGGGCAGATGGGGAATGCATTGAGAGAGTTGTTAGCCCGTTCGGATTAGTAGCTAAAGGAAGTACATGGTATTTAATTGCTTCCGCAAACGAAAAAATCCGAAATTATAGAGCCTCAAGAATTAAGTTTGTATCGTTGACGGATGAATTGTTCTCCCGGCCAAATGACTTTGATTTAACTCAATATTGGAATGACTCTACAAAAGAATTTATTAAAAGTCTACCCAAATATGAGGTTGATGTTGAAGTTTCTTCGTCTATCGTTCCGAGAATAAAGTTTACAGGGAGATTTGTTCAAATAATAAAAATGGATTCACCTTCTGATAATGGATGGATCCCTGCAAAACTGTGCTTTGATACGGAACAAGAGGCAAGTGAATTTATTCTAGGTTTTGGGGATCAAATAAAGGTTATTCGTCCTAACTCGTTAAAGAAAAGTATTTATGGTATGGCAAAGAGGATAGTGGATTTTTATGAGCGCGAGGATTAA
- a CDS encoding SDR family oxidoreductase: protein MKPLEGKVALVAGGTRGAGRGIAMELGAAGATVYITGRTTRNEISEYGRPETIEETADLVNGLGGIGIAVQVDHLVPEQVQLLIEKIEKEQGRLDILVNDIWGGEYLVEWNTPVWQHSLDKGFRLLRLAIDTHIITNHYALPLLIKNKGGLVVEVTDGTEEYNNNNYRLSLYYDLAKSSVNRMAKALAHELSPYECTAVSVTPGWMRSEIMLEHFGVKEENWQDATKAEPHFIISETPRFIGRGVTAIAKDPNKNRMNGHSLSSAQLAKMYNFFDVDGSQPDCWRYFVEVQEAGKPANAEGYR, encoded by the coding sequence ATGAAACCTTTAGAAGGAAAAGTAGCTTTAGTAGCTGGTGGTACAAGGGGAGCCGGACGTGGTATTGCTATGGAATTAGGTGCTGCAGGAGCTACTGTTTATATAACTGGACGTACTACTCGAAACGAGATTTCTGAATACGGGCGCCCTGAAACAATAGAAGAAACAGCAGATTTAGTCAATGGTCTAGGCGGTATAGGAATCGCTGTTCAAGTAGACCATCTTGTACCTGAGCAAGTGCAGCTCTTAATTGAAAAAATTGAAAAGGAACAGGGGAGATTAGACATACTTGTCAATGATATTTGGGGAGGTGAATATTTAGTCGAATGGAATACTCCAGTTTGGCAACACTCCTTAGATAAAGGTTTCAGGTTGTTACGCTTGGCCATCGATACACATATCATAACAAATCATTACGCACTTCCTTTACTGATTAAAAATAAAGGAGGATTAGTTGTCGAAGTGACAGACGGTACAGAAGAATATAATAATAATAATTACCGATTATCTTTGTATTATGATTTAGCGAAAAGCTCCGTTAATCGCATGGCTAAGGCTTTGGCGCATGAACTTTCCCCTTATGAATGCACCGCTGTTTCTGTTACACCCGGCTGGATGCGCTCGGAAATCATGCTTGAGCATTTTGGAGTTAAAGAAGAAAATTGGCAGGATGCAACAAAGGCCGAACCTCATTTTATTATTTCTGAAACACCGCGTTTTATCGGGCGAGGAGTTACGGCAATAGCAAAAGACCCTAATAAGAATCGTATGAATGGACACTCACTATCAAGTGCTCAACTAGCTAAAATGTATAACTTCTTTGATGTAGATGGATCGCAACCAGATTGTTGGAGATATTTTGTTGAAGTTCAGGAGGCTGGAAAACCTGCCAATGCAGAAGGGTATAGATAA